The genomic DNA ATCGGCGCGATGGGCCGTTCGGGACTACTCATAGAAATCGCTCCGCCATGTGCATGCCGATGGTGACCAGGCTGGCCGTCATCACCACGATCCAGACCGCGGCGACGCCGACGAGCATCTTCTTCTGATGGCGCGGGCCCTCTGACCAGAAGTCCACCAGGATGACGCGGACGCCGTTGAGGGCGTGGAACAGCACTGCTGCCACGAGCCCGATCTCCATCAGGCCGATCAGCGGTGTCTTGTACGTCTCGATGATCTCGTTGTAGGCCTCGGGGCTCACCCGGACAAGTGCCGTGTCGAGCACGTGCACAAAAAGAAAGAAGAAGATCGTCGCACCCGTGATGCGATGTAGGACCCAGGACCACATGCCCGGATCTCCGCGGTACAGGGTGCGCCGGCGAGGCTTCTCCTGCTTGGCCGGCTGTGCCGGTGCCGCTGTGCTCATCTCAGCGCCTCCAACGCCATCGGTGGA from Mycolicibacterium tokaiense includes the following:
- the sdhC gene encoding succinate dehydrogenase, cytochrome b556 subunit, which encodes MSTAAPAQPAKQEKPRRRTLYRGDPGMWSWVLHRITGATIFFFLFVHVLDTALVRVSPEAYNEIIETYKTPLIGLMEIGLVAAVLFHALNGVRVILVDFWSEGPRHQKKMLVGVAAVWIVVMTASLVTIGMHMAERFL